Within the Musa acuminata AAA Group cultivar baxijiao chromosome BXJ2-9, Cavendish_Baxijiao_AAA, whole genome shotgun sequence genome, the region GTGATGATTGGTCATATGAATGACTATGTTGGCAATTGAGAACTAGCATTTCTGCTTGTGTGCTGTTCTAGTGGACAATAAGATCCTTTCATTCAACAAATTGAGATGAGTTGCCAACAATATATTCCATGAAATTCATGCTAGTCAAAGCAAGAAAGGTGATGCATATAAATAAAACCAATGAAGAAATTAAAATATCTAGTTTCTTTAACTTGTAGACATCCAAAGCTTCATAGGAGATGAGTGAAAGAAGACAAACAACAGCTTGAAATGGACCTATTAATGGATAGGAGGAGAAATGAATTAGGATAAATATATCACCAATATAAATTCAGCAGATCCCAAATACCAGACAATAGGCATGTTATTTGTTGCTTAGTGTGAGATAGGCTGGTGCAAATCATTATTGCCTGATTTACCTTGATCCACAAATCATTATTACTGAATGATATCACTGACCATTATGGCCTAATATAGCTTGATCTACATATGTGTAATTGATTAGACAGGTAATATTGGGTAATAGTACTGGCCAACTGGTATCAACATACTTGGCAATTAGTACCTCAGTTTTCTTAACTGTTGATATTGCTAGTTTAGCAAGCAATTtaaaagttagagcaattatcCCAAACTAAAGCTTCTAAAATCACCGCATAATACAAGTTGACATGTCTTTTATGTCCCATTAGACTGCCAAACTGATCATGAGATAAGATAACTTGAACCAAGATATATTTGCAACCTTCACATAATGTCCTTAGACAAGGTTCCAATGTCATTTCCTATTTCCAAGCTTAGGTTCCATCTAGAGAAGAACTGTATATGCCTTCTCTCTAGTTCTCTAGATTCATGAGTGACAGAAAAAGGTAGCTAATACATGCATCTGCGATGTTATATTAATTTATTGGTCTCTTATTTGTATTTTTTTAGCCCATGTTCTACCCTACACTTCACTTATTTCAGTATTTTTCTCtgtatttatttttattgtcTTTTTGCTGCTTTCATTTCCTCTTATTGTTTCTTTCCTTTCATATGCCTCTTGTACATGAAAATTTATAGAACAACCACGCACTAGTGACTGGAATTCACCAGATAGGCGAgatcaagaataaaaagaatgattATAGTAACTTATTATGAATTACATCTTGATAAATCCACTGGAATATGATTTAATATGAATTTTCTTATCTAAAAGTCAAGATTAaacaggattaattttcttgtttaAAATCAGGATTAATCTTTTACAACTGGCAGTTTTAatagaaccccagaggaattctatgtagattgatctttaagGGGGATCAATCCTTGGAACGCTATAGAGGTTCCACCCTCGTAGAAGTCGGCCATATGTctacaattgtagatagatcttgttCTCAAAGAGAtagaggctacatgcttatatagggctccaaaccctagccctaggggctgcttcctaaatgagttaccccttttgctctCTACCCTAACCAAGCAGCCTAGTAAAAGGGGGGCGAcgtctaggaagcccaaaggcccaaatataaaccctagctactcttctttataggatagagccggttaggtggggtttattacaatctcacaagGTTTTTATtaccctgctagggtcctatcaagcccgccctctccaaatcagctttgtcctcatggctgaggttccatgaactcagggaaccggatctttagctcctcatatgattctcATGTGACGTCTtcgagtggtaaattattccaatgcactagtacttcagtagagggacgtcggcgacgCAACGCGATTTtgtgatcgaggatggcttgttgtcacggacttagctggttttgcctaagtcgtgcggcacccttgcgtgtccgtccgcaaaggtcagcctcccgaagcctcccatggtcccttaggacccacaaaagagagaacaggacagagaaaactcctcactcgggatccacaaacaaacatctccgaaaaacactgtatagacaatgcaaattacaatcagactttacaagctctgaacagttgtacaacaaagggtaaaatggtccattacagatcgaaaatctctcatacgtgtccacatgacacaacctttatttacaagcctaaagcggccaccaacctaactaaaatgggactattaagccttcggccgtccctctacatgctgtacaaagcatgaacatatcaaaagacacggacatatataagcattacatcaaacatcctatttagaagtttgtccgtgacattctcccccacttattccttcgacgtcctcgtcgaagcttttgtcgacactgcaactcctcgcctttgctgagtcttcaatcttctgctccagctacaatgcgtctcttggctcccagctgctctctactgctgtttttgagtagtcgaacctttgatccgccatgctgcttcaactcgccaatgactctctagtgtggggttggctaagttgtgttgatccctgttgattcctgcggatcctccagatgaaggaaaagaccatccttactgcgccagtctctcaaatgcctcatgctgcttgaactaggtggatgcttgttggagctttaacgagcatcgtctcgcaaacttccgaAGTTTTGGgttcttcctccacaaaatttgctcttgactcttctttcacttagttgtcacatccaagtaggttcgcatcacttccgctttcgattggcatttcgttgggaaatgaagcggacaatctactctcagtaacactgatcaccgttggtgaggatttgataactattgtcttccattatcttcgaagggtctttgaacatatacaaagctcctctgctggatagataagagaattggggtactcggtttcgcccattctcttaagagttaagaaggcaaaggttacttgacttcgcacggctcctcgaggttatactccatgcatcgagctggttactggccttcgcctgcactttactcacacttctgaagcacttgaagtgtttgcactccttgcgttgagttagctactgtgattcaccttctcaatgccatcgaacttctggaatgcaggaagtttttaccccaacttagagtaattctctaatagatttggtcgcctctgggattgtactgtcttctccatcaaccctgccacctactcccctgagtaacgaaggtacagcaccgcgtactgcctgcttcgttccttggtcatgcactattgcatgacccgaagtccttcactttcggctatcttgatgagaatctcattgacaccggtcttacgaagttccttggcctctgcccttcagccttgtctcgatacttggagtttgcctctgcatgctccacctcctcggcccctttcacaactaagcgctctccctccatgagagcaagggatcaatgactttcacggaagtctcgcctctgcggtaccatggcgctgccatgcccatggcactactatccgtcgcctcgcatctatatcccttttcttcacaatcagtagatatgcctctgtggcactcctccgagtccacctccattctaactgatgcttgattttgggtagctaagtccctctggactcgtcgtcgcttcctcgcccctttcgaccccctgcttcaacacctctgtgttctccaaacaactccctttggtcgatggaaagacagactgcaactcccatgcatggcctttgccatcacgttgtagggtttgcaccgattctgttctccttagcttccttggtagcaacgttcgcttactcgaccatgTCCTCTAActtaccgggctcccttaagcgaatataagctctagagcagtctaactctccagcatcttcgatcatacctctgcatgatcaagtccgtcccatgggactcactggtacttgcattcgaacttttcccttggtggaacccagcccccatatgctgatgaacccaacttcgcctctgcaaattgagtcgccttagttcctccatcaaatgctcctccgagataaggtgcatgttcccagaagctcccttcgtctttggcaccatgaaagataagtccgctccgtcagaatgaatgacccatggaacaacatgatcctgctcttgcctctgcaagagttcatatccttgacctctgtccaaggaaagcactatgcctccgctccatgttccatcttctatactggctcccttcatgcggcctgggtacttcgccaagttacacccaagttgctccgctcctcgtttttgcattgagttgatagtggcccttgtgcccaccattcacgggtcagccctcccttgagtctgatctccatatcgactccaagtgtgccttcatttgtgttgctttgggtcgctcccccatttgatctcgcaatgcatccaccaatgcattctctcaagcgagattatgcgacgactcctcaccgcttgctcagtccattgagcttcgtggagttgttatttgttgaggtactcctcctcaacttgtgagggtccatcccacatgattttCCCTCTAGATTGCCGGGACATATCCCTCCTGGAAAACTgttccgttggagcaacatctctcttcgtttcggagaccaccatccccttggactactccgatctgctgaacaaactgtgcattgttctgcctcctgcaaacacacttgctagattgcgactccacgtcaatacagcccccgctgcaccactcaaggcctagcaacatgctgaactcgttgcacacttcagcctcctacggacgtatccttcacatgccgaagagaaagtttcaatgctccatagcgccgagtttcgatcgccttgggatagccGCGAACattcatcgtccgcatacaagcccatgcatgagtaccgaattctttgagttagcaattcccctcacctctgtgagctttgcataactctttcggttgctgagcaactcatttcaccttggatggtctcatcctttaccaagcgcctcgcttgccttgagcaccatcaagtatggttgtcaacgttaagccgtagctcaaactcagccatcccaacctttgtgcgctccgcattcttccaagcttgtctgttctcgtggtgcctcttgcgcgaatggttggccattcctctgaatgccaatcccagatgctcgctcctcggagcgactccttttccctacatcttcatgcccgttttcccccaaacggttgcgcgtgtgctgactgccctcaacgcagccccgctaggtcccccacgtttgcatgctaagtgtttccatgagtgcttatcccgctctgataccatctgtcacggacttagctagttttgcctaagtcgtgcggcacccttgcgtgtccgtccgcaaaggtcatcctcccgaagcctcccatggtcccttaggatccacaaaagagagaacaggatagagaaaatgcctcactcgggatccacaagcaaacatctccgaaaaacactttatagacaatgcaaattacaaatagactttacaagctctgaacagttgcacaacaaagggtaaaatggtccattatagatcgaaaatctctcacacgtgtccacatgacacaacctttatttacaagcctaaagcggccaccaacctaactaaaatgggactattaagccttcggtcatccctctacatcctgtacaaagcatgaacataccaaaagacacggatatacataagcattacatcaaacatcctgtttagaagtttgtccgtgacattgtggttgggcttgaatatctcaATCATCAGTGATGTTGgacagttggatctagggtgactcgtgttctcctaacTTGGGTTTCAgacatgacacgtggaagacaaggtgaattttggcatccttagacaatttaagtttgtacgccacgactccaatacgctctgtgatctgatagtgaTATgattgagcaagttgattataattctgccaaagaccctttaactattcatggaggaccaatgacaagagctaaagctaaaaggatgaaagaagccttaacttgtttattgtaAGGCATTTGGAATGAGCAAGctggtcaaaacttggtcaaggttctatggatacaagaagagtctAAAAtagtcaacctgattcaaataagtccacATCGTGAAGAGAAAGTCCAGCCtgagagaatgatgaatttttagccCATTTTGAAGAATAAAAGTCATTCAGTCATAttagaccatattaggaattgtgggcttattcatgaataatcattcaaataAATTCAAGGTAGATTCataagtaatctacattcatgcattaggaatatgaatatcatttaatgtatttaatggattcattccctttgtacttggcctttgtactatataaacaaagtTGACTCCCTTTGTAAGGAATACAATTCAGAAGTATATTCAACTttcaacaccggtgagtgttttgtttttaagttcttgcatgaactttggaacttatcaagcttttctgcTTATAGGGTTCAAAACCCAAAaatttttgtttttcctttcaacttatcaagcttcttagcTTGTGactttttaagggaatcaaagtgatGTTCTAATTATTTCAGtaaattttcattgataaagtgattagaatagtttccctaacttcaatcttgaatgatacatcttgtttcaattcgttggagggggtcaatttgaatttcatatgtatcatagctctttagttaTCAGggtgtatggttgctaagttgatgatttccatcatttggtatcagagctcggctcaagtttgaggtttgcgtatccatttatttgctatcttttatattttcctttcctcttctttttcttcttctttttggacaatatatataattattgttcttccttcatcttcattgttgtgcttcttgtgttattactattcttcTTTGTAATTCCGCACTttatagtataaaaaaaaaagattaaaaagtaaaaaaaaaaggagtgaaaatcaaaggtcaaaaaaagaggaaaaatcaaaggtaaaaaaaaaagagatcagaattaaaaaaaaattacggaTTCAAGGAATTCTTACAAATTACATAATTctatctttgttcatttgaattcCTATTTCGgtttggaaatctttcttcattccaaaaaaattttctttgttcaattgatatttaaattctagtttttgcttatgattaaagtaCATTGCACACACCTTTAAATTAGCCTaccttttgtttgcttttaaacctgtccaatttcactatttttgaattgccataatctgaattgtttATTTAGataccttagttaatctaagaactcaaataacaaaacaagagaggtaaaaggcaaGAATGGTAAGATCAGTATCGAGAAAAGCAAAAAATTGTGTGAAACacgagtggagtgaatcaaatctagagtgaaacacgtgagggagtgttggtaaggttgttctaacttttttttttcaggttgtatacatgtctaaagataaagaagcgagttcttcatcaaatgatcttttagttcaagcaatacagcaacaatttgaacatatgttcaaagtgatgggagatataagagatcatctagaaaggcatgatgatgcaattaatagattgtAAGGTGAACCACGGcgtgggagacaaccaacctttgtcaatgatgaatatgatggtggcgatgacgtggatgatgaccaagttactctaattggtcaagatgTTAATCCTAGAAGACAAAAGAGGACGTTTCGATGGTGTGGACAGAAAGATAGGcagcatcaaaattaaaattccTTCTTTCAAATGGAAGAATAATCCAAatgcctatttggagtgggaacAAAAAGTGGAGATTGATctttgaatgtcacaactactccgaagagaaaaaggaaaaattagGGGTGGCAGCAAAAGCAACAAgatcgctgctttgataccagatgatagaaccccaaaggaattatatgtagattgatctttgagggggatcaatccttggaacgctataggggttccaccctcctagaagtcgaccATATGTCTGCAATTGTtgatagatcttattctcaaagagatggaggatacatgcttatatagggctccaaacccctagtaagcccaaaggcccaaatataaaccatagccactcttctttataggatagaagcggctaggtggggtttattacaatctcacaagGTTTTTACTAGCtggttcttggttgagtaggacccaaccctgctagggtcctatcaagttTACACCTAAAAGTATACGCTAGATAGATTCTATTCAACTGTGTAGGACATTAATTGAACAAGGACTTCTGAAGGACATTAATAATCAGTTACCCTTGGCCAATTGTGTATTTTGGTTTGAATATTTAAATGTACATATATCATAGGCATGTTGCAAAAGTGAACAATGTGTTCCCTGAGACAACCAACCCCTTTCCCCTTATGAAAGATTTTTGTCCTCTGCCTAATAGTTATAAATGTAAGCAGCATTCATAAAAGACATTGTATGCTGTCAATAAGTAGAGATTCAGATTCGGAGGGATTGGTCATGAACTCAGCATGACAAGAATCTGCATCACATCAAAGACACCACCATGACAATCCAGTTAAAGCCAAGATTTTGCTCTTGGGATCCAAGAtaacttaattttatttttttgtttatctaAATCCCAGAATGAAAATTTTCTCAGAATTTTAAGTTTATGAACAAGACATAATTATTCCATTATGAATAATTAAAAAAGAGAATCATCATAAATACTTCCTGTTAAGTAGATGCTTTCCATTTGACAATTACTTTGTCCACTGTACCAAAATCCTAAAATTcaaatttttcttaattttaatttgtctaaaaattattaaagttCAAGAGCAACATCTATAATTAGAGAAGTACATGACTCTTCCCTCAATTTTTCCACTGtaccaaaaggaaaaaaagatgaaAACAATAATAAGATGAATTTATCAATTGTTTCTATCCTAAAccccaatattttttttatactaattttaattaatatttaaacAAAATATCTTCTTTCTATGCTATGGTTTCATGGATCCTAACGTCCAACATACATAAAAAAAACTTGGCCAGAACAGCTCTTGTATAAGGAGTGAGGTATTGTAATGTAGCTGGTGAACCACTCAACAAGTGATATTGAAGATGCAATATCAGCAAAGTCAAAATATGTTATCATCTCAGCCTTATCTTTCTAAAGTCTGACTATAATGAGAATAAAGAAAGGAAAAATTACTGATAAAGCAACATTGTCCCATCACGAGTTTCTGTTGAGATGAACAAGGCATTTCTTTCTGAAACCTTAACTTGCAACCATAGTGCACAAAAATACATCAGCTACAGTgcgttcatttttttttctagcaACTCCTATTTTGGATCACTATTTGCTTCTGCCACCACATTCCTGCATTCTTTGAAGATACACCTCTTCTGCGACTATCTTCACCAAATGGTGCCCATGTCATAATGCATCTCAAATTCAAAAGAATGCATGAGCTCTCCTCACTCTAATCCACTTTCTTTATTAGTGGTTGCACAATGTTGTAATTACGAAATATAACATTCAGTTCATTTGTTCCTTAGTTCATCATTTAGGGTTACTATTCCAGGCAAAGCGAATCTGAAGTTTCATACGACTGCGGCTACAAACAATTCTACCAACACGAAGAAGTATTAATCtcgaaaggaaaaagaaaaaagatagagAAAAGAAATAGATCAGTGGTTAACCTGGGCGAATTCGTGAAGGATGTCTCTGTGCCTGGTAAGCTTCTGCGCCACAGAAGTGGTGGGCACAGCCGCAGCGGCGCACCTGCTCATCGCCTCGTTCACGTCGGTCAGCCTCGCCAGTAGCGTCTCGATCTCCATCTCCATCGACTTCCAGTGAGAATCGCTCGCGGGACTTTTTGGATCCGAGTAGCCTACTGCCGTCAGCAACAAGAAACGAGATCAGCACATGAAAGAGACGAGGAAGACAAGGAAGGTTTGGATCGCGATGCAGCCCACCTCCGAGTTTCGCGTAAGAGGAGAGGCGGACGTCGAGATCACCCTCGATTCGCCGCGCTTCTCGCCGCAGCTCGTCCCAGTCGGCGCGGACGCCGGGCAGCGAGGATGCAGCCTCCAATTGCATTGCGGATCGTCTGGCTTTGGTTGTTGTCCTGAACTCCGGAGGGTTTGGCTCGAACTGGGGCTGGGATCGGTAACTGCGGTCTTGGTCCTCAGATCCCAGCCCCGATCTGTTTCTCCCTCTCCAGAGAGCCATCACATTAGCAAAATACCTCGTCACCTGACTGTAAGTTACCCGACGACATACCTTCGCGTGACTGGTTGATCATTGGATCGCGGTCTTATGGTATCAAAGGGGAGAATTATGCCAATTCGAAATTGGTTTCATAatgcgtttttttttttttgtaaagcgGGTGGACTAAGTCGGGCACATTTAGCATGGCCGACGTGGTCTGTCGGTTACCGTGAATGTTTTTTCAAGTGGGACTTATGGGCCTGCCGTGTGATAAGACCCGGCTTGCATGTGATAAGACAGGCACATTAGAAACATGATAAACATATTCTATGATGAGCATATTCTATGTACCATTGCTGATCAAACTCTTGCATGTGATAAGATGTTACGATGAAAGAAACGAGAGAAAAGAGAATTACCACTGCTGATCAAAGTCTTGTATGTGataagatcttagggtcttatcacagaagaaagagaagaaaagggaatgatcacttcgaggggatcgactttcttatcacttcgaggggattagtCTCTTAGGATTTGTCAAAAgacttaataatatattattatctcaCAAAAAATTGGTTACATTACTATTTATGGAGTTCCAccaagagttccacccagagtctactaagacttgaactctaataataaataaatattaaataaacttctatatgactttaattgaactaaacaaactcaataaacaactaaactaaacaaactcaataaatattattcaaaaactcATAAAAAGGGTTTTAACAATTCctttctcttcaaatcagccttgttatCAAGGCTGAGCAgtatcaaactcggggagcttctctttcaacacttcagtaataggctatctacaacgcatcataacccgttgatcaagtatggtctccactttttgatagtgtaagcaagagatcggtctttcagtgtagtaatcattacaAGAAACTCCTgaccttgtataatcaattttatctttgaacatttgctatcacaagttaagatCCATCCATCAGCGatatttacttcgaatctgtcacagccttcaatgtggtaagctaatcgggctgtaacTTTCCTGTCCAGAAAATTATTAGAGCTACCTATATCTATCAAAATAGTGACAAGCTGATGCTTTAAaattcctccgattttcatagtttgtggattagcgtagccagccaatgcatgcactgtatgtgtgatggctttaatatcttcatcagtttccacaccttcatgatcagggaaaacttttgatgattgagccgatcgaggaggaatcaaaagcaaAAGAGTTAGACTCCTatcatgaaggtgtggaaactaatgaagatattgaagccatcacacatatagtgcatgcattggctggctacgctaacctacaaactatgaaaattggaggaacttTAAAGCATTAGCCTgtcactgtttttgttgctgcgtgcgATGGTGGTTGCTGTGTG harbors:
- the LOC135623341 gene encoding Golgi SNAP receptor complex member 1-2-like isoform X2, producing the protein MALWRGRNRSGLGSEDQDRSYRSQPQFEPNPPEFRTTTKARRSAMQLEAASSLPGVRADWDELRREARRIEGDLDVRLSSYAKLGGYSDPKSPASDSHWKSMEMEIETLLARLTDVNEAMSRCAAAAVPTTSVAQKLTRHRDILHEFAQEFKRTRGNIMSMREHAELLTSVRNDINEYKTSSSSQAVPNLLRERAAIHGSITQIDEVTSQAEAIKGVLSAQRSTFGEIQGKVKQLSDRFPVIRNLLGMIKRKKSKDTIILSAVIAGCTLFLIIYSISK
- the LOC135623341 gene encoding Golgi SNAP receptor complex member 1-2-like isoform X1, translating into MALWRGRNRSGLGSEDQDRSYRSQPQFEPNPPEFRTTTKARRSAMQLEAASSLPGVRADWDELRREARRIEGDLDVRLSSYAKLGVGYSDPKSPASDSHWKSMEMEIETLLARLTDVNEAMSRCAAAAVPTTSVAQKLTRHRDILHEFAQEFKRTRGNIMSMREHAELLTSVRNDINEYKTSSSSQAVPNLLRERAAIHGSITQIDEVTSQAEAIKGVLSAQRSTFGEIQGKVKQLSDRFPVIRNLLGMIKRKKSKDTIILSAVIAGCTLFLIIYSISK